The window ACCAATCCGAACATCAGTAAAAGCGGGTTTAGTCCATTGCATAAAATCGTCTCCAATCAGCATTTATCTTCTGAGATAAAACGCCTGATTCAACTTAAATAAAGCATTCAAAAATTCATTCTAAATAAAAAACTCAGCTTTGTAGACCGTATCCACTGAAGATATTGTTCGATAATTGTGATTTTTGTCTAAATTTTAGTATTTCGTAGAGCACTCTTTTAGCATTCATCAAAAAAAACCAATTACAGCTCAATTTTAATAAAGATTTACACATTTAAAATATGTGACTTACATCACGCTAATTTACTTTTCCTTGATGTTGTGCAAACCTTAATCGAACAATCATTTTTGTAAGTACGCTTTAGATCAAGCATAACAACCAAAAAAGGCTTAGCTGATTCAATCATCATTATTTTCGATCAGCCTTAATAAAAAGTATTTCAATTCAACAGGATGTTAAAATGAATAATGATATTCCATACCCTCTCAAATTATTGGTGACTCAGGTTGATCCAAATTTGGATCAAAATTGGCAAATCACTTTGCAACACTTATTTGCAGGCATCCAGCCCCATCAGCGTGAGACAATTTGCCAACATATTCTGCAGCAAAAAAAAATTCACTGGAATAGAAAAGAGAATACGTTCTGCTACCTTGCTCAACATGACTTTCACTCACTGATTGAAAAAACGCTCTCTCCCTATACCAAAATTTTAATCAAACAAATTGCGGACTCATTAGATAAATTGAAAACCTATAATGAGATCTATCAAATATCTGATTATTTAGAAAATATTTTGAGCCAAATCAATCAAATTGATGCTGAGGATGATCTTGAGCTGCAAGCACAAAAACAACAGATTCTAAAAGAGTTTATTTATGCAGCAGCACAAATCATTCTTGAAAAGGATCATATTGCCTTACCGAATAATCACCGTCACATTAATAATGATGTAATCAAAACTTTTATTACTGAAGTATTCTTAAAACAACAACTTTTGAAATACAGTTTTAATATCCTACGTTCGCAACAACTCAGAGAAGAAAAGAACCATCTCCTTAAATATTTCCTTTATAAACAACAGAAAACTAGACAGCTCGATATTGTAAAAACATCCAAATATATTTTTGCACTTGCTCCAAGCTCAGAAGGGATGGTAAATACGTTTTCAATTCGACGATTCTTACAAGAAGAAAAATTGGAAGCCTGTGAAAATATCTATATCAATGCAGCAATCCTAGTACTTGAACAAATAGATGATCCTATCCATCAGCAACAATTTGAATGGCAGATCAATCACATCATTACTATTGATACACAAGTGAACCAATATGTATCTGATATCGTGAGTAATATCGAATTATATTGTCACAAAGAACTGATTCCTTTTCTTATGGCGCCGCTCAATCCACGAGGCATTTTTATTGAAAAGTTAGTAGAACAAAGACTCATCGATTTTGAGCAAAAACTATCTAATCATGTACTTGAACCCATTGCAGATGCATTAAAACATTCTGTGCATCACACTGATGAGTGTCATTATTTATATATCAATATTAAACAAATACTGGATGATTTAATTCGACATTTCATTGAATTTCAATCTCAACCTTCCATTATCTTCAATAAACAAGTCCATTTATTCATCGCAAGACTAAAATCTTATGCTGCGCTATTACAAAAGAGACATGCTGATATTTTCACGGTATTTTCTTATGAGGATTGGAAACAACATCATGCTGAAGCGTTAGAACCAACCAATATTTTAAAGGATCTTAGTCTTAATTCCCTTCAAGAATACAAAGAGACATTTTCTGAACTTAAAGAAAACCAACGCCAGTTAAAACAAAGCGTTTCATTTTTCAACAAACTCCTAAATAAGCCACAGAAAATTAAAGATAATATTATCAAGTTAAAAGAAAAAACGGTTCAGATTAAAAAAAATGCTCATCAAGAAATTATTCGGATGCAACGACGTTTTCCATCACTCATCGTTTATCTAGAATTCGAATCACTAATTTCAATCAATCATAAAGAGCGCCACTATGCTTTCCCAACAGGTGACAATGGCATTACACGTTTACCAATAGTGATTCAAATTCCAGAAGACAAAGCCTCTTTTGATTTACAAAGCATTTGTAATAGTTTGAATTTCGATCTAAGTCTCGCCAACCAAAAATGGCTGGAAACAATTTGATTGGCTCAACGTGCTTCTGTATACAAGCAGTACAGAAGCATATTTCAACCCATTAACCTGCTTTACTCGCCACAAAAGGGTTGAATTGTTTTTCATATCCAATGGTACTGATTGGACCATGACCTGAAATAAATTGAGTCTCATCAGGTAAGCTAAAGCACTCACCTTGAATCGAATCTAAGAGTTGTTGATGATTTCCTCTTGGAAAATCAGTACGTCCGATTGAACCTTTAAACAGAACATCTCCAGTCCAAAGCAAACCATGTTTCTTGTTATAGAACATCACATGACCGGGTGTATGCCCTGGCGCAAAACGGACTTCAAACTCATCGTCACCTAGCGTCAACACCTCTCCCCCCTCTAACCATTGATCGACTTTGACAGGCTGAGGAATTGGAAAACCATAACGTGCTGAGACTTCTTGAATCATGTCTAACCAGAACTGATCTTCTTTGTGTGGGCCAATCACTGGAATTTTCCACGTTTCAGCAAGCTCACCCACCGCACCAGCATGATCAAGGTGGCCATGCGTAAGCCATAAAGCTTTTACCTTTAAGCCTAGATCCTCGACTTCTTTTTTAAGTACAGCCGCATCGCCGCCCGCATCAATCAAAATCGCTTCTTTGGTCTCACTATCCCATAAGATGGAACAATTCTGGGCGAAGGCTGTAACAGGAACAATTTTGACTTGCAGCATAAAAACCTCTGGCTAAAACGCAGTTAACGGTGGGCTAAGGTATGAGTTAAGCCATCAAGATTAGCCTGAACCAAACTCGCAAGCAAATCTATATGCGCTTGATCAGTGTTCAATGCAGGTATGTAAGCATAATCGCCCCCACCCGCATGTTGAAAGATTTCTTTGTTTTGTATCGCTAATTCTTCCAACGTTTCCAAGCAATCTGCTGAAAATGCAGGACTTAATACCTGCACCGATTTCACACCAGCTTTCCCCCATTGCTCAAGCAGTACATCGGTATATGGTTTCACCCATTCTTGCTTGCCAAAGCGGGATTGGAAACTAATTGCCCATTCATCTTCATTTAAATGCAATGCCTCAGCGACTAAACGTGCAGTCACCCGACAACGATCTGCATAAGGATCACCTTTATCTGCGTAAGGTTGCGGAATCCCATGAAAAGACATCAACAACTTCTCAGCCTTACCGTGCTGTGATTGATAGTTCAAAACGCTATCTGCCAGCGCCTGAATGAACATCGGATGTTGGTAATAGTCCTTTATGATGGTAATACCAGGTAAATGACGTTGTGTTGGAATCCATTTAGCAAAGGCATCATAAAGCGGTGCCGTAGAAGTTGCGGAATATTGCGGAAACAGAGGTAACAGAATCACATGTTCTTGTGGTGATTTTTCAAGTTGGGACAAAACCCCATATATGCTGGGTTGCCCATAAGTCATCGCAGGAACAACGGTCAGATCAAAATGATGATTTTCATCTTCTAAACGTTGTTTGATCAAGCGCGTTTGTTCAAGTACGATTTCACGCATTGGAGAGTCATTTGACCAAACCGAAGCATAAGCTTCTGCAACACGTTTCGGGCGGAAGGGCAACACAAATAAATTCAGAATCACCCACCAAAGCAATTTTGGAATTTCAATAACACGTGTATCAGATAAAAATTGCTTAAGAAAACGACGAACCGCAGGCACAGTTGCTTGATCTGGCGTACCTAAATTTGCCAGAACCACAGTCACTTTTGGTTTTGGTGTCACTGACATAGATCGCATCCGCTCTAACTGAATTTATTCAATTACTTTAGCAGTTTTCGTATCTTTTTTTAAATTGAATTAATGCATCGTCTTAAACTGAAAAACCCGATGATTATCTAAAACATTACTTTCTAAAAGCTTCTGCCCTTTAGCTGTCAGCTGCCAAAGCATACGTTGACGATCATCACGACCTGTAGGCACGATCCATTCATTCTGACGCATTTGTAATTTGATTTCATGTAAAGCACGAATATTCACTTGTGCACGAGATACCGCATGAGCTCTTGGCATTTCTATGCGTGCATCATCCAAACCCGTCTCATTCAAATATTCATTCATACGCTTCGAAAAATATTCTTCTGGTGTAGGTATCACGAAAGTCGAACCAAGTACATGCAGTAACTGAGCCCAAGTCATCTTGCGGTGCGGTTTAACTTCTTTAAAGTTGCCATCTTGATAAGCATGCATACGATATTCAAAAGAATAAAGTTCATACATTGAAACTTTAGCTGTACTGGTCAGAGGGTCAGCTTCTCGACTCCCTAATTCTGCTTCAAGCTGTTTAACTTTGGCACGTAAGTTATCTATCTCATCACGTAACACTTGTGTATTTTGGGGACGCACCCAACCCACCACAGGATACCGTTCTAACATCTGCGGCATACTTGAACGAACTGCAAGTTCTAAATCTCTCAAGGTACGATAACAGAAAACTTGATCCACCTCGTGTTGTAACTGCTTTCTAAATTCTTTAAATTTTTCTTTAAGCTCTGGTTTATGATCGTGTAATTTATCATCACGAGATTCTGGATCTTCATGCATAAATACAATCACAGGTTTTTGTTTAGTCATTGCATAAATATATTCCAGATGCATATAGCCGACACCTGAAACAGACTGTTCACCATACTGACTGCCTAATAAAATGACCACATAATCACAATCATCAATCTGACGGCGAGCAATCGATGTACTTAAAGGCGTGCGCTGTTCCAATCCCCAAGAGAAAAAGCCCATACCAACCAAAGTTTGCGCTAAAACCGCTCGCTCTGGTTGCATTTCATTGCCAGAGGTAGAAATAAAAACCTGATAACGAGTATCTTGCATAGGCGAAGCCCCAATTTATTTATCAAATAGTATCAAGTTCTAATCTTGATTTTTATTTAAAAGACAACCCCGATAAACTATGAAAGAGGGTTCGATTAATTACGTTTATGCACGTATTTCATCGCCCAAATTATGAATCGTCCATGTTAATTGTGTAGGTATAAGTTGCTGAAGTACAGGTTTTAGTAGTGCAGCATTGTTACCACTAACAAAACATTCAATACGTGAAACATCATGACGTATTTTGTCAGATAATAACCCATTTTTAATTAAAATATATGCTGTTTGTCTCGCAACTGCTTGTCCAGAATCAATTAATTTTAACTTTTCATCAAAAACCTGACGAATTGCGGGTTTAAGGAATGGATAATGAGTACATCCAAGG is drawn from Acinetobacter suaedae and contains these coding sequences:
- the pqqA gene encoding pyrroloquinoline quinone precursor peptide PqqA; its protein translation is MQWTKPAFTDVRIGFEVTMYFEAR
- a CDS encoding MBL fold metallo-hydrolase, producing the protein MLQVKIVPVTAFAQNCSILWDSETKEAILIDAGGDAAVLKKEVEDLGLKVKALWLTHGHLDHAGAVGELAETWKIPVIGPHKEDQFWLDMIQEVSARYGFPIPQPVKVDQWLEGGEVLTLGDDEFEVRFAPGHTPGHVMFYNKKHGLLWTGDVLFKGSIGRTDFPRGNHQQLLDSIQGECFSLPDETQFISGHGPISTIGYEKQFNPFVASKAG
- the hemH gene encoding ferrochelatase, encoding MSVTPKPKVTVVLANLGTPDQATVPAVRRFLKQFLSDTRVIEIPKLLWWVILNLFVLPFRPKRVAEAYASVWSNDSPMREIVLEQTRLIKQRLEDENHHFDLTVVPAMTYGQPSIYGVLSQLEKSPQEHVILLPLFPQYSATSTAPLYDAFAKWIPTQRHLPGITIIKDYYQHPMFIQALADSVLNYQSQHGKAEKLLMSFHGIPQPYADKGDPYADRCRVTARLVAEALHLNEDEWAISFQSRFGKQEWVKPYTDVLLEQWGKAGVKSVQVLSPAFSADCLETLEELAIQNKEIFQHAGGGDYAYIPALNTDQAHIDLLASLVQANLDGLTHTLAHR
- a CDS encoding DUF4062 domain-containing protein, whose product is MQDTRYQVFISTSGNEMQPERAVLAQTLVGMGFFSWGLEQRTPLSTSIARRQIDDCDYVVILLGSQYGEQSVSGVGYMHLEYIYAMTKQKPVIVFMHEDPESRDDKLHDHKPELKEKFKEFRKQLQHEVDQVFCYRTLRDLELAVRSSMPQMLERYPVVGWVRPQNTQVLRDEIDNLRAKVKQLEAELGSREADPLTSTAKVSMYELYSFEYRMHAYQDGNFKEVKPHRKMTWAQLLHVLGSTFVIPTPEEYFSKRMNEYLNETGLDDARIEMPRAHAVSRAQVNIRALHEIKLQMRQNEWIVPTGRDDRQRMLWQLTAKGQKLLESNVLDNHRVFQFKTMH